A window from Peromyscus eremicus chromosome 1, PerEre_H2_v1, whole genome shotgun sequence encodes these proteins:
- the Ffar2 gene encoding free fatty acid receptor 2, with protein sequence MTPNWHSSLILTAYILIFLTGLPANLLALRAFVSRVRQPQPAPVHILLLNLTLADLLLLLLLPFRIVEAASNFRWYLPKIVCALTGFGFYSSIYCSTWLLAGISIERYLGVAFPVQYKLSRRPLYGVIAALVAWIMSFGHCTIVIIVQYLNSTEPVGTGSQITCYENFTQEQLDVVLPVRLELCLVLFFVPMAVTIFCYWRFMWIMLTQPHVGAQRRRRAVGLAVVTLLNFLVCFGPYNVSHLVGFYLRQSPPWRVEAVVFSSLNASLDPLLFYFSSSVVRRAFGKSLLLLRNPGSSMLGRGAKETVEGTRMDRGGSQAEGVPSSDFVTE encoded by the coding sequence ATGACCCCAAACTGGCACAGCTCCTTGATCCTCACGGCCTACATCCTTATCTTTCTCACTGGGCTCCCTGCCAACCTGCTGGCCCTGCGTGCCTTCGTGAGCCGGGTCCGCCAGCCCCAGCCTGCTCCCGTGCACATCCTCCTGCTTAATCTGACCCTGGCGGACTTgctcctgttgctgctgctgcccttCCGGATCGTGGAAGCAGCGTCTAACTTTCGCTGGTACCTGCCAAAGATCGTGTGCGCGCTCACGGGCTTCGGCTTCTACAGCAGCATCTACTGCAGCACGTGGCTGCTGGCGGGCATCAGCATAGAACGCTACCTGGGAGTGGCCTTCCCGGTGCAGTACAAGCTCTCCCGCCGGCCTCTGTACGGAGTGATCGCTGCTCTGGTGGCCTGGATCATGTCCTTCGGCCACTGCACCATCGTCATCATCGTTCAGTACCTGAACTCAACCGAGCCGGTGGGCACTGGGAGCCAGATAACCTGCTATGAGAACTTCACCCAAGAGCAGCTGGATGTGGTGCTGCCAGTGCGTCTAGAGCTGTGCCTGGTTCTCTTCTTCGTGCCCATGGCGGTCACCATCTTCTGCTACTGGCGCTTCATGTGGATCATGCTCACGCAGCCCCATGTAGGGGCTCAGAGGAGACGCCGGGCGGTAGGCCTGGCTGTGGTGACGCTTCTTAATTTTCTGGTGTGCTTCGGACCTTACAACGTGTCCCACTTGGTGGGGTTCTACTTGAGACAGAGCCCTCCATGGCGGGTGGAGGCTGTGGTGTTCAGCTCCCTCAATGCCAGCCTGGACCCTctgctcttctatttctcctcctCTGTGGTGCGCAGAGCTTTCGGGAAAAGTTTGCTACTGCTGCGCAATCCCGGCTCCTCGATGCTGGGCAGAGGAGCCAAAGAGACAGTGGAGGGGACCAGGATGGACAGGGGTGGGAGTCAAGCAGAGGGGGTGCCGAGCTCCGATTTCGTCACTGAGTAG